A window of the Elgaria multicarinata webbii isolate HBS135686 ecotype San Diego chromosome 22, rElgMul1.1.pri, whole genome shotgun sequence genome harbors these coding sequences:
- the ASL gene encoding argininosuccinate lyase encodes MASEGDKLYGGRLTGSLDPTMEKLNASIEVDQRLAEMDVCGSIAYAKALEKAGILSKAELEKIISGLEKISEECSKKTLVITKTDEDIHTTIERRLKELIGDVAGKLHTGRSRNDQVVTDLRLLMRSAVTTLSSHLQQLIRTLIERASAEIEVILPGYTHLQRAQPIRWSHLLLSHAVALTRDSERLSEVKKRINVLPLGSGALAGNPLGLDRELLRKELDFASISINSIDAVSDRDFVVEFLSTSSLIMIHLSRLAEDLILFATKEFGFITLSDAFCTGSSLMPQKKNPDSLELIRSKAGRVVGRTTGLLMVLKGLPSAYNKDLQEDKEAVIDVIDTLSAVLQVATGVISTLQINKEAMEKALSPEMLATDLANYLVRKGMPFRQAHTTVGKVVHLAETKGVTLNHLSPEDLKSITPMLGSDVSQVFNHQNSVEQYSSPGGTAKSSVSTQIEQLKELLKKQKE; translated from the exons ATGGCATCTGag GGTGACAAACTTTATGGAGGGAGGCTCACCGGAAGCTTAGACCCAACGATGGAGAAGCTCAACGCTTCGATAGAGGTTGACCAGCGTTTGGCCGAAATGGATGTCTGCGGGAGCATCGCTTATGCcaaggccttggagaaggcagggATCCTGTCCAAAGCTGAACTGGAGAAGATCATCAGCGGATTGGAGAAG ATTTCTGAGGAGTGTTCCAAGAAAACCTTGGTCATCACCAAAACTGACGAGGATATCCACACAACCATCGAACGCAGGCTGAAG gaaCTGATCGGAGATGTGGCTGGAAAGCTTCACACTGGAAGAAGCAGAAATGACCAA gttGTGACCGACCTGCGGTTGTTGATGAGAAGTGCCGTCACCACGCTGTCGTCTCACCTGCAGCAACTTATCCGGACCCTGATAGAACGTGCTTCTGC TGAGATTGAGGTGATCCTTCCTGGTTACACCCACCTGCAAAGGGCTCAGCCAATCAGATGGAGCCATCTCTTACTCAG CCATGCCGTTGCTCTGACCAGAGATTCGGAGCGCCTCAGCGAGGTGAAGAAAAGAATCAACGTCTTGCCATTGGGAAG TGGGGCTCTGGCCGGGAACCCCCTCGGACTGGACCGCGAACTCCTCCGCAAAG aACTGGATTTTGCTTCCATCAGCATCAACAGCATCGATGCAGTTAGCGACCGTGACTTTGTGG TGGAGTTCCTTTCCACGTCTTCTCTGATCATGATCCACCTGAGCAGATTAGCCGAAgacctgatcctcttcgccaccaAGGAGTTTGGCTTCATCACGCTCTCCGATGCGTTCTG CACCGGCAGCAGCCTGATGCCCCAAAAGAAGAATCCGGATAGCCTCGAATTGATCCGCAGCAAGGCTGGCCGTGTGGTCGGAAGG ACTACTGGACTTCTCATGGTCTTGAAGGGACTTCCCAGCGCTTACAACAAGGACTTGCAG GAAGATAAGGAGGCCGTGATCGATGTGATTGACACCTTGAGCGCCGTGCTTCAGGTGGCCACTGGCGTCATCTCCACTCTCCAG ATCAACAAGGAGGCCATGGAAAAAGCCCTGAGCCCTGAAATGCTGGCAACTGATCTGGCCAACTACCTGGTCCGCAAGGGG ATGCCATTCCGGCAGGCCCACACCACCGTTGGAAAGGTGGTGCACTTAGCAGAGACCAAGGGGGTGACCCTGAACCATCTATCCCCGGAGGACCTGAAGTCCATCAC CCCCATGTTGGGAAGCGACGTCTCCCAGGTATTCAACCACCAGAACAGTGTGGAGCAATACTCTTCCCCCGGCGGCACGGCCAAAAGCAGCGTGAGCACCCAGATCGAGCAActgaaggagctgctgaagaaacAGAAAGAATAA